A stretch of Salvelinus namaycush isolate Seneca chromosome 42, SaNama_1.0, whole genome shotgun sequence DNA encodes these proteins:
- the LOC120035124 gene encoding sorbin and SH3 domain-containing protein 2-like, translating into MDKIAVVGGVSISMVGAGGGMGGMSPSLSPVTVSALSQYSSSTAGLLEELQICSLDSPGMSPTPSPTLSHMSTSASTTSTDEAPPLTSAAAATNGQAIQVAMNGGAPHPQRPSSPPAYPPLPASFSPGGVRVRSRNAEGSESVMSGHTSMSSTVPVARFSEEEKRVSVIKAPHYEGIGPVDDTGIPIAIRTTVDRPKDWYKTMFKQIHMVHKADDDYADTRNATCTVIGDSDTYGQSSNPTMAYPPPRTQTYRPLAKSPSDSGSPGTFREPSPVPPPPPPKPSLLQLRSRDSDRERDSPDTMNQWGPPDRKVDTRKYRAEPRSIFEYEPGKSSVLEQERPTALYFTPTADRVPERPASAASDYRKRRKSEPSGDQGKNQVSPKQLDPYRGSSTLRKPATRSSPSSPSRAKEQDASRGYNTTTSDGGGGQTRRATPDREKQPARAIYDFKAQTAKELTFKKGDAVNIIRQIDSNWYEGEHRGRLGIFPISYIEKMALPEKQQPIRPPPPAHVREIGEGVARYNFNADTNVELSLRKGERVVLLRQVDQNWYEGKIPDTTKQGIFPVAYIDIVKRSPSKSPAPSHHPDPHGYPSNRTQGSTPAKRFVQDSLHGGGDLFQALYNYLPRNEDELELKEGDVVDVMEKCDDGWFVGTSRRSKQFGTFPGNYVKKL; encoded by the exons ATGGACAAAATTGCCGTAGTCGGCGGGGTTAGCATTAGCATGGTTGGTGCTGGTGGAGGTATGGGGGGCATGTCACCCTCGCTCTCCCCCGTGACAGTGTCAGCGCTCAGCCAGTACTCGTCCTCCACGGCGGGCCTCCTGGAGGAGCTCCAGATCTGCAGCCTGGACTCTCCCGGCATGTCTCCCACACCCTCGCCCACCCTCAGCCACATGTCGACCTCCGCGTCCACCACGAGCACCGACGAGGCGCCGCCGCTAACCTCCGCCGCTGCTGCCACTAAC GGCCAAGCTATTCAAGTGGCAATGAATGGAGGTGCGCCCCACCCCCAGAGACCGTCCTCACCCCCGGCCTACCCCCCTCTCCCCGCCTCGTTCAGCCCAGGGGGGGTTCGCGTGCGGAGTCGGAACGCAG aaGGTTCAGAGTCGGTGATGTCGGGCCACACCAGCATGAGCAGCACGGTGCCCGTCGCCCGCTTttcagaggaggagaagagggtgtCGGTCATCAAGGCGCCCCACTACGAGGGCATTGGCCCCGTGGATGACACGGGCATCCCCATCGCCATTCGCACG ACGGTGGATAGGCCGAAGGACTGGTACAAGACCATGTTCAAGCAGATCCACATGGTTCACAAAGCAG ATGACGACTATGCCGACACGCGCAACGCCACATGCACTGTCATCGGTGACAGCG ACACATATGGTCAGTCCTCCAACCCCACCATGGCGTACCCTCCCCCCAGGACACAAACGTACCGGCCCCTGGCCAAGAGCCCGTCGGACAGCGGAAGCCCCGGGACCTTTAGGGAGCCCTCCCCCGTGCCTCCGCCACCCCCGCCCAAGCCCTCCCTCCTCCAGCTGAGGTCCAGAGACAGCGACCGGGAGCGAGACTCGCCCGACACCAT GAATCAGTGGGGTCCTCCCGATAGGAAAGTGGACACTAGAAAGTACCGCGCTGAACCCCGGAGTATCTTTGAGTACGAGCCCGGGAAATCATCCGTTCTGGAGCAGGAGAGGCCG ACGGCGCTGTACTTCACTCCGACTGCTGACCGGGTTCCAGAGAGGCCGGCGAG TGCTGCCAGTgactacaggaagaggaggaagtcGGAGCCGTCGGGTGACCAGGGCAAGAACCAGGTCTCCCCAAAACAACTGGACCCTTACAGAGGCAGCAGCACACTGAGGAAACCAGCCACAcgctcctccccctcctccccctccagagccaaag AGCAGGATGCCTCCAGGgggtacaacacaaccaccagcGACGGGGGAGGGGGGCAGACCAGACGAGCCAccccggacagagag aaACAGCCTGCCAGAGCTATATATGACTTTAAGGCACAGACTGCTAA AGAGCTGACGTTCAAGAAGGGCGACGCGGTCAACATCATCAGACAGATCGACAGCAACTGGTACGAGGGAGAGCACCGCGGACGACTGGGCATCTTCCCCATCTCCTACATAGAG aagatggCGTTGCCAGAGAAGCAGCAGCCGATCAGGCCTCCTCCACCAGCACACGTCAGAGAGATCGGGGAGGGGGTGGCCCGGTACAACTTCAACGCTGACACTAACGTGGAGCTGTCCCTCCGCaag GGTGAGCGGGTAGTCTTGCTGAGACAGGTGGACCAGAACTGGTACGAGGGGAAGATCCCAGACACCACCAAGCAGGGCATTTTCCCCGTGGCCTACATAGACATAGTCAAACGCTCGCCATCCAAGAGCCCCGCCCCCTCCCACCACCCAGACCCACACGGCTACCCCAGCAACAGGACACAGGGCTCCACGCCCGCCAAG aggtTTGTGCAGGATTCGCTCCATGGTGGAGGAGACCT GTTCCAGGCCCTGTACAACTATCTGCCCCGTAACGAGGACGAGCTGGAGCTGAAGGAGGGGGACGTCGTGGACGTCATGGAGAAGTGCGACGACGGCTGGTTTGTCG GGACTTCCCGACGGAGCAAGCAGTTTGGAACCTTTCCAGGAAACTACGTCAAGAAACTATAA